GACGTCGCCCCGCTCCCGGGCAGCCGCTTCATAGGCGGAAACGACCGCTCCCGCTCCATGCCGGGCATGTCCATCCGCATGCACGTCTTCCGACATGTCGACGACACGCCCTCCCCATTGCCGAACCGATTCTCTGGTAAAGTCGAAAAAAAGCTCGCTGTCCGTTTTTACATGCACGCCCCCACCGGGTGCCAGCAGCCGCGCATACGCATCCAGAAACCGGCTCCCGGACAACCTGAATTTGGCTGTCTGCGTTTTCGGGTACGGGTCGGGAAACGTCAACCAGATCTCGTGAATCGACTGCTCCATGAAAAATTCCGCAAGCCGCTCGATGCGCGCATGCAGAAACAGGACGTTTTCAAGTCCCGCGTCCAGGGCCTTTTCCGCACCGACACAGATGCGGTGGCTCTTGCAGTCGACCCCCACATAAAGTCTGGCAGGGTCGGCTGCGGCAAAGGCCAAACTGTGCTCGCCCTTGCCGCAGCCCAACTCGAGAACCTTTTGCATGGCCGCATACGGTTTTGCATGCCACGGAAAAAAAGCGGGCGGCGGTGAAACCCCGAAAGCGGCGAAGGTGACATTGGGCAGCTGTCTGACGCGCGCGTATTTTTTACGTTTATTCTTCGGCATCGGCTGCCGGGGGGGGCACGTTGAAGATTGAGCAGGTGCTGATGCCGTGGGCGTACAGGGTGCCGCCGCGGTCCTTCAGGCGTCCCTCCACGGTTGCCAGGTGCCTGCCCCTATGCACCGGCCGGGCCTCACAGCGCAGCAACCCGGTCCGGGCCGTCACCGGCCGGATGAAATTCACCTTGATCTCGATGGTCGCACAGGACATCCCCTGCGGCAGCGTGGTGAGGACCGCAGCAGTCATCGTGGTGTCCAGCAGCGTCGTCAGAATGCCGCCGTGCACCGTTGA
Above is a genomic segment from Deltaproteobacteria bacterium containing:
- a CDS encoding PaaI family thioesterase, translating into MERKKTVVWEDPKLNQRNAAASLPGLAYLEGIKEGRIGAPPVASLVGYRVHAVESGYAAFELDPAEYHYNPFSTVHGGILTTLLDTTMTAAVLTTLPQGMSCATIEIKVNFIRPVTARTGLLRCEARPVHRGRHLATVEGRLKDRGGTLYAHGISTCSIFNVPPPAADAEE
- the trmB gene encoding tRNA (guanosine(46)-N7)-methyltransferase TrmB, yielding MPKNKRKKYARVRQLPNVTFAAFGVSPPPAFFPWHAKPYAAMQKVLELGCGKGEHSLAFAAADPARLYVGVDCKSHRICVGAEKALDAGLENVLFLHARIERLAEFFMEQSIHEIWLTFPDPYPKTQTAKFRLSGSRFLDAYARLLAPGGGVHVKTDSELFFDFTRESVRQWGGRVVDMSEDVHADGHARHGAGAVVSAYEAAARERGDVIRYLSFRLDNDRG